From the genome of Alosa alosa isolate M-15738 ecotype Scorff River chromosome 20, AALO_Geno_1.1, whole genome shotgun sequence, one region includes:
- the sgce gene encoding epsilon-sarcoglycan isoform X2 yields MDTVGVIVWLYVACMAHSSDVKHGVMSWGKSKMQPLLKYKQRSSIQTDVVTILSRSHGDRNVYPSAGVLFVHVLEREYFKGEFAPYIKAGDSSNDPITFNTNLKGYPDRPGWLRYIQRTPHSDGVLYGSPTAEHVGKPTVIEITAYNRRTFETARNNLVINIMATEEFPLPYQAEFYIKNMNVEEMLASEVLGDFLGAVKNVWQPERLNAINITSALDRGGRVPLPINDLKEGVYVMVGADVPFSSCLREVETPQNQLRCSQEMEPAISCDKKFRAQFHIDWCKINLVDITKVVTVYRERPNPGPGVLPDIGEYDPPSEALQSRDYFSDFVVTLAVPSAVALVLFAVLGYAMCCRREGVIQLVHHSSIQKSTKELRSMSKNREISWPLSTLPVFHPVSGEVVPPLHPDNYETTSMPLMQTQTNLQNQVQIPQQQPPGDNYCMSTFRRLEVNGIPEERKVAEALDL; encoded by the exons ATGGACACCGTCGGCGTTATCGTATGGCTTTATGTTG CTTGCATGGCACATTCGTCTGATGTCAAACATGGCGTTATGTCGTGGGGAAAGAGTAAAATGCAGCCGTTACTCAAGTATAAGCAGAGGTCTTCCATACAGACCGATG TGGTCACCATTCTGTCCAGGTCACATGGGGACCGCAACGTCTACCCCTCTGCTGGAGTGCTGTTCGTACACGTGCTGGAGAGGGAGTATTTCAAAGGGGAATTCGCCCCATACATAAAAGCTG GTGACTCCAGTAACGACCCCATCACATTCAACACCAACCTGAAAGGATATCCTGACAGGCCTGGCTGGCTGCGCTACATCCAGAGAACTCCCCACAGTGACGGAGTACTTTATGGCTCCCCAACGGCTGAACACGTTGGCAAGCCCACTGTAATTgag ATTACAGCCTACAACAGACGCACTTTCGAAACGGCCAGAAACAACTTGGTCATAAACATCATGGCTACCGAAG AGTTTCCATTGCCCTATCAGGCCGAGTTCTACATCAAGAACATGAATGTGGAAGAGATGCTGGCCAGCGAGGTGCTCGGTGACTTCCTGGGCGCCGTGAAGAACGTGTGGCAGCCCGAGCGACTCAACGCCATCAACATCACCTCGGCACTGGACCGCGGTGGCCGCGTGCCACTCCCCATCAACGACCTCAAGGAGGG tgtgtatgtgatggtgGGGGCTGACGTACCATTCTCATCTTGCCTGCGGGAGGTGGAGACGCCTCAGAACCAGCTACGTTGCAGTCAGGAGATGGAGCCGGCAATCAGCTGTGACAAGAAGTTCCGTGCCCAGTTCCACATTGACTGGTGCAAAATCAATCTG GTGGACATCACCAAAGTGGTGACGGTGTATCGCGAGCGGCCCAACCCAGGGCCAGGCGTACTGCCAGACATTGGGGAGTACGACCCCCCGTCCGAGGCCCTGCAGAGCCGCGACTACTTCTCCGACTTCGTGGTGACGCTGGCCGTGCCGTCGGCCGTGGCCCTGGTGCTCTTCGCCGTCCTCGGCTACGCCATGTGCTGTCGCCGCGAGGGGGT CATCCAGCTGGTGCACCATAGCTCCATCCAGAAGTCCACCAAGGAGCTGAGGAGCATGTCCAAGAACCGCGAGATCTCCTGGCCTCTGTCCACGCTGCCCGTCTTCCACCCGGTCAGCGGGGAGGTGGTGCCGCCATTGCACCCGGACAACTACGAGACCACGAGCATGCCCCTCATGCAGACACAGAC GAATTTACAAAATCAAGTCCAAATACCTCAACAGCAACCTCCCG GAGATAATTATTGTATGTCAACATTTCGAAGGCTGGAG GTAAATGGTATTCCTGAAGAGAGAAAAGTGGCAGAAGCACTGGACTTGTGA
- the sgce gene encoding epsilon-sarcoglycan isoform X4, producing MDTVGVIVWLYVVVTILSRSHGDRNVYPSAGVLFVHVLEREYFKGEFAPYIKAGDSSNDPITFNTNLKGYPDRPGWLRYIQRTPHSDGVLYGSPTAEHVGKPTVIEITAYNRRTFETARNNLVINIMATEEFPLPYQAEFYIKNMNVEEMLASEVLGDFLGAVKNVWQPERLNAINITSALDRGGRVPLPINDLKEGVYVMVGADVPFSSCLREVETPQNQLRCSQEMEPAISCDKKFRAQFHIDWCKINLVDITKVVTVYRERPNPGPGVLPDIGEYDPPSEALQSRDYFSDFVVTLAVPSAVALVLFAVLGYAMCCRREGVEKRNMQTPDIQLVHHSSIQKSTKELRSMSKNREISWPLSTLPVFHPVSGEVVPPLHPDNYETTSMPLMQTQTNLQNQVQIPQQQPPGDNYCMSTFRRLEVNGIPEERKVAEALDL from the exons ATGGACACCGTCGGCGTTATCGTATGGCTTTATGTTG TGGTCACCATTCTGTCCAGGTCACATGGGGACCGCAACGTCTACCCCTCTGCTGGAGTGCTGTTCGTACACGTGCTGGAGAGGGAGTATTTCAAAGGGGAATTCGCCCCATACATAAAAGCTG GTGACTCCAGTAACGACCCCATCACATTCAACACCAACCTGAAAGGATATCCTGACAGGCCTGGCTGGCTGCGCTACATCCAGAGAACTCCCCACAGTGACGGAGTACTTTATGGCTCCCCAACGGCTGAACACGTTGGCAAGCCCACTGTAATTgag ATTACAGCCTACAACAGACGCACTTTCGAAACGGCCAGAAACAACTTGGTCATAAACATCATGGCTACCGAAG AGTTTCCATTGCCCTATCAGGCCGAGTTCTACATCAAGAACATGAATGTGGAAGAGATGCTGGCCAGCGAGGTGCTCGGTGACTTCCTGGGCGCCGTGAAGAACGTGTGGCAGCCCGAGCGACTCAACGCCATCAACATCACCTCGGCACTGGACCGCGGTGGCCGCGTGCCACTCCCCATCAACGACCTCAAGGAGGG tgtgtatgtgatggtgGGGGCTGACGTACCATTCTCATCTTGCCTGCGGGAGGTGGAGACGCCTCAGAACCAGCTACGTTGCAGTCAGGAGATGGAGCCGGCAATCAGCTGTGACAAGAAGTTCCGTGCCCAGTTCCACATTGACTGGTGCAAAATCAATCTG GTGGACATCACCAAAGTGGTGACGGTGTATCGCGAGCGGCCCAACCCAGGGCCAGGCGTACTGCCAGACATTGGGGAGTACGACCCCCCGTCCGAGGCCCTGCAGAGCCGCGACTACTTCTCCGACTTCGTGGTGACGCTGGCCGTGCCGTCGGCCGTGGCCCTGGTGCTCTTCGCCGTCCTCGGCTACGCCATGTGCTGTCGCCGCGAGGGGGT ggaaaaaagaaacatgcaAACACCAGA CATCCAGCTGGTGCACCATAGCTCCATCCAGAAGTCCACCAAGGAGCTGAGGAGCATGTCCAAGAACCGCGAGATCTCCTGGCCTCTGTCCACGCTGCCCGTCTTCCACCCGGTCAGCGGGGAGGTGGTGCCGCCATTGCACCCGGACAACTACGAGACCACGAGCATGCCCCTCATGCAGACACAGAC GAATTTACAAAATCAAGTCCAAATACCTCAACAGCAACCTCCCG GAGATAATTATTGTATGTCAACATTTCGAAGGCTGGAG GTAAATGGTATTCCTGAAGAGAGAAAAGTGGCAGAAGCACTGGACTTGTGA
- the sgce gene encoding epsilon-sarcoglycan isoform X5, whose product MDTVGVIVWLYVVVTILSRSHGDRNVYPSAGVLFVHVLEREYFKGEFAPYIKAGDSSNDPITFNTNLKGYPDRPGWLRYIQRTPHSDGVLYGSPTAEHVGKPTVIEITAYNRRTFETARNNLVINIMATEEFPLPYQAEFYIKNMNVEEMLASEVLGDFLGAVKNVWQPERLNAINITSALDRGGRVPLPINDLKEGVYVMVGADVPFSSCLREVETPQNQLRCSQEMEPAISCDKKFRAQFHIDWCKINLVDITKVVTVYRERPNPGPGVLPDIGEYDPPSEALQSRDYFSDFVVTLAVPSAVALVLFAVLGYAMCCRREGVIQLVHHSSIQKSTKELRSMSKNREISWPLSTLPVFHPVSGEVVPPLHPDNYETTSMPLMQTQTNLQNQVQIPQQQPPGDNYCMSTFRRLEVNGIPEERKVAEALDL is encoded by the exons ATGGACACCGTCGGCGTTATCGTATGGCTTTATGTTG TGGTCACCATTCTGTCCAGGTCACATGGGGACCGCAACGTCTACCCCTCTGCTGGAGTGCTGTTCGTACACGTGCTGGAGAGGGAGTATTTCAAAGGGGAATTCGCCCCATACATAAAAGCTG GTGACTCCAGTAACGACCCCATCACATTCAACACCAACCTGAAAGGATATCCTGACAGGCCTGGCTGGCTGCGCTACATCCAGAGAACTCCCCACAGTGACGGAGTACTTTATGGCTCCCCAACGGCTGAACACGTTGGCAAGCCCACTGTAATTgag ATTACAGCCTACAACAGACGCACTTTCGAAACGGCCAGAAACAACTTGGTCATAAACATCATGGCTACCGAAG AGTTTCCATTGCCCTATCAGGCCGAGTTCTACATCAAGAACATGAATGTGGAAGAGATGCTGGCCAGCGAGGTGCTCGGTGACTTCCTGGGCGCCGTGAAGAACGTGTGGCAGCCCGAGCGACTCAACGCCATCAACATCACCTCGGCACTGGACCGCGGTGGCCGCGTGCCACTCCCCATCAACGACCTCAAGGAGGG tgtgtatgtgatggtgGGGGCTGACGTACCATTCTCATCTTGCCTGCGGGAGGTGGAGACGCCTCAGAACCAGCTACGTTGCAGTCAGGAGATGGAGCCGGCAATCAGCTGTGACAAGAAGTTCCGTGCCCAGTTCCACATTGACTGGTGCAAAATCAATCTG GTGGACATCACCAAAGTGGTGACGGTGTATCGCGAGCGGCCCAACCCAGGGCCAGGCGTACTGCCAGACATTGGGGAGTACGACCCCCCGTCCGAGGCCCTGCAGAGCCGCGACTACTTCTCCGACTTCGTGGTGACGCTGGCCGTGCCGTCGGCCGTGGCCCTGGTGCTCTTCGCCGTCCTCGGCTACGCCATGTGCTGTCGCCGCGAGGGGGT CATCCAGCTGGTGCACCATAGCTCCATCCAGAAGTCCACCAAGGAGCTGAGGAGCATGTCCAAGAACCGCGAGATCTCCTGGCCTCTGTCCACGCTGCCCGTCTTCCACCCGGTCAGCGGGGAGGTGGTGCCGCCATTGCACCCGGACAACTACGAGACCACGAGCATGCCCCTCATGCAGACACAGAC GAATTTACAAAATCAAGTCCAAATACCTCAACAGCAACCTCCCG GAGATAATTATTGTATGTCAACATTTCGAAGGCTGGAG GTAAATGGTATTCCTGAAGAGAGAAAAGTGGCAGAAGCACTGGACTTGTGA
- the sgce gene encoding epsilon-sarcoglycan isoform X1, producing the protein MDTVGVIVWLYVACMAHSSDVKHGVMSWGKSKMQPLLKYKQRSSIQTDVVTILSRSHGDRNVYPSAGVLFVHVLEREYFKGEFAPYIKAGDSSNDPITFNTNLKGYPDRPGWLRYIQRTPHSDGVLYGSPTAEHVGKPTVIEITAYNRRTFETARNNLVINIMATEEFPLPYQAEFYIKNMNVEEMLASEVLGDFLGAVKNVWQPERLNAINITSALDRGGRVPLPINDLKEGVYVMVGADVPFSSCLREVETPQNQLRCSQEMEPAISCDKKFRAQFHIDWCKINLVDITKVVTVYRERPNPGPGVLPDIGEYDPPSEALQSRDYFSDFVVTLAVPSAVALVLFAVLGYAMCCRREGVEKRNMQTPDIQLVHHSSIQKSTKELRSMSKNREISWPLSTLPVFHPVSGEVVPPLHPDNYETTSMPLMQTQTNLQNQVQIPQQQPPGDNYCMSTFRRLEVNGIPEERKVAEALDL; encoded by the exons ATGGACACCGTCGGCGTTATCGTATGGCTTTATGTTG CTTGCATGGCACATTCGTCTGATGTCAAACATGGCGTTATGTCGTGGGGAAAGAGTAAAATGCAGCCGTTACTCAAGTATAAGCAGAGGTCTTCCATACAGACCGATG TGGTCACCATTCTGTCCAGGTCACATGGGGACCGCAACGTCTACCCCTCTGCTGGAGTGCTGTTCGTACACGTGCTGGAGAGGGAGTATTTCAAAGGGGAATTCGCCCCATACATAAAAGCTG GTGACTCCAGTAACGACCCCATCACATTCAACACCAACCTGAAAGGATATCCTGACAGGCCTGGCTGGCTGCGCTACATCCAGAGAACTCCCCACAGTGACGGAGTACTTTATGGCTCCCCAACGGCTGAACACGTTGGCAAGCCCACTGTAATTgag ATTACAGCCTACAACAGACGCACTTTCGAAACGGCCAGAAACAACTTGGTCATAAACATCATGGCTACCGAAG AGTTTCCATTGCCCTATCAGGCCGAGTTCTACATCAAGAACATGAATGTGGAAGAGATGCTGGCCAGCGAGGTGCTCGGTGACTTCCTGGGCGCCGTGAAGAACGTGTGGCAGCCCGAGCGACTCAACGCCATCAACATCACCTCGGCACTGGACCGCGGTGGCCGCGTGCCACTCCCCATCAACGACCTCAAGGAGGG tgtgtatgtgatggtgGGGGCTGACGTACCATTCTCATCTTGCCTGCGGGAGGTGGAGACGCCTCAGAACCAGCTACGTTGCAGTCAGGAGATGGAGCCGGCAATCAGCTGTGACAAGAAGTTCCGTGCCCAGTTCCACATTGACTGGTGCAAAATCAATCTG GTGGACATCACCAAAGTGGTGACGGTGTATCGCGAGCGGCCCAACCCAGGGCCAGGCGTACTGCCAGACATTGGGGAGTACGACCCCCCGTCCGAGGCCCTGCAGAGCCGCGACTACTTCTCCGACTTCGTGGTGACGCTGGCCGTGCCGTCGGCCGTGGCCCTGGTGCTCTTCGCCGTCCTCGGCTACGCCATGTGCTGTCGCCGCGAGGGGGT ggaaaaaagaaacatgcaAACACCAGA CATCCAGCTGGTGCACCATAGCTCCATCCAGAAGTCCACCAAGGAGCTGAGGAGCATGTCCAAGAACCGCGAGATCTCCTGGCCTCTGTCCACGCTGCCCGTCTTCCACCCGGTCAGCGGGGAGGTGGTGCCGCCATTGCACCCGGACAACTACGAGACCACGAGCATGCCCCTCATGCAGACACAGAC GAATTTACAAAATCAAGTCCAAATACCTCAACAGCAACCTCCCG GAGATAATTATTGTATGTCAACATTTCGAAGGCTGGAG GTAAATGGTATTCCTGAAGAGAGAAAAGTGGCAGAAGCACTGGACTTGTGA
- the sgce gene encoding epsilon-sarcoglycan isoform X3 — MDTVGVIVWLYVACMAHSSDVKHGVMSWGKSKMQPLLKYKQRSSIQTDVVTILSRSHGDRNVYPSAGVLFVHVLEREYFKGEFAPYIKAGDSSNDPITFNTNLKGYPDRPGWLRYIQRTPHSDGVLYGSPTAEHVGKPTVIEITAYNRRTFETARNNLVINIMATEEFPLPYQAEFYIKNMNVEEMLASEVLGDFLGAVKNVWQPERLNAINITSALDRGGRVPLPINDLKEGVYVMVGADVPFSSCLREVETPQNQLRCSQEMEPAISCDKKFRAQFHIDWCKINLVDITKVVTVYRERPNPGPGVLPDIGEYDPPSEALQSRDYFSDFVVTLAVPSAVALVLFAVLGYAMCCRREGVEKRNMQTPDIQLVHHSSIQKSTKELRSMSKNREISWPLSTLPVFHPVSGEVVPPLHPDNYETTSMPLMQTQTNLQNQVQIPQQQPPGKWYS, encoded by the exons ATGGACACCGTCGGCGTTATCGTATGGCTTTATGTTG CTTGCATGGCACATTCGTCTGATGTCAAACATGGCGTTATGTCGTGGGGAAAGAGTAAAATGCAGCCGTTACTCAAGTATAAGCAGAGGTCTTCCATACAGACCGATG TGGTCACCATTCTGTCCAGGTCACATGGGGACCGCAACGTCTACCCCTCTGCTGGAGTGCTGTTCGTACACGTGCTGGAGAGGGAGTATTTCAAAGGGGAATTCGCCCCATACATAAAAGCTG GTGACTCCAGTAACGACCCCATCACATTCAACACCAACCTGAAAGGATATCCTGACAGGCCTGGCTGGCTGCGCTACATCCAGAGAACTCCCCACAGTGACGGAGTACTTTATGGCTCCCCAACGGCTGAACACGTTGGCAAGCCCACTGTAATTgag ATTACAGCCTACAACAGACGCACTTTCGAAACGGCCAGAAACAACTTGGTCATAAACATCATGGCTACCGAAG AGTTTCCATTGCCCTATCAGGCCGAGTTCTACATCAAGAACATGAATGTGGAAGAGATGCTGGCCAGCGAGGTGCTCGGTGACTTCCTGGGCGCCGTGAAGAACGTGTGGCAGCCCGAGCGACTCAACGCCATCAACATCACCTCGGCACTGGACCGCGGTGGCCGCGTGCCACTCCCCATCAACGACCTCAAGGAGGG tgtgtatgtgatggtgGGGGCTGACGTACCATTCTCATCTTGCCTGCGGGAGGTGGAGACGCCTCAGAACCAGCTACGTTGCAGTCAGGAGATGGAGCCGGCAATCAGCTGTGACAAGAAGTTCCGTGCCCAGTTCCACATTGACTGGTGCAAAATCAATCTG GTGGACATCACCAAAGTGGTGACGGTGTATCGCGAGCGGCCCAACCCAGGGCCAGGCGTACTGCCAGACATTGGGGAGTACGACCCCCCGTCCGAGGCCCTGCAGAGCCGCGACTACTTCTCCGACTTCGTGGTGACGCTGGCCGTGCCGTCGGCCGTGGCCCTGGTGCTCTTCGCCGTCCTCGGCTACGCCATGTGCTGTCGCCGCGAGGGGGT ggaaaaaagaaacatgcaAACACCAGA CATCCAGCTGGTGCACCATAGCTCCATCCAGAAGTCCACCAAGGAGCTGAGGAGCATGTCCAAGAACCGCGAGATCTCCTGGCCTCTGTCCACGCTGCCCGTCTTCCACCCGGTCAGCGGGGAGGTGGTGCCGCCATTGCACCCGGACAACTACGAGACCACGAGCATGCCCCTCATGCAGACACAGAC GAATTTACAAAATCAAGTCCAAATACCTCAACAGCAACCTCCCG GTAAATGGTATTCCTGA